From one Paractinoplanes brasiliensis genomic stretch:
- a CDS encoding ABC transporter ATP-binding protein, whose product MSGALLSVKGVNRTFGTGPAAVHALRDVSFDVEPGTMVALVGRSGSGKTTLLNVVGGLDRPDSGSVVVDGLDLGGLDEDGLSKLRRERVSYIFQTFGLIPVLSAAENVGVPLRLARAEPAEREKRVALLLDLVGLAGHAEQRPGELSGGQQQRVAIARALAASPRLLIADEPTGQLDAETGLAVMALLRGVVESEGVTAVVATHDPVMMALADRVIRIADGHVTP is encoded by the coding sequence GTGAGCGGCGCCCTGCTCTCGGTCAAGGGCGTCAACCGTACGTTCGGCACGGGCCCGGCCGCCGTGCACGCCCTGCGCGACGTGTCGTTCGACGTCGAGCCGGGGACGATGGTGGCCCTGGTCGGCCGGTCCGGCTCGGGCAAGACCACGCTGCTCAACGTGGTCGGCGGGCTCGACCGGCCCGACTCCGGCTCGGTGGTCGTCGACGGGCTCGACCTCGGCGGCCTCGACGAGGACGGGCTGTCGAAGCTGCGGCGCGAGCGGGTCTCGTACATCTTCCAGACCTTCGGCCTGATCCCGGTGCTGTCGGCGGCCGAGAACGTCGGCGTGCCGCTGCGGCTGGCCCGGGCCGAGCCGGCCGAACGCGAGAAGCGGGTGGCCCTGCTGCTCGACCTGGTCGGGCTGGCCGGCCACGCCGAGCAGCGGCCCGGCGAGCTCTCCGGCGGCCAGCAGCAGCGGGTGGCGATCGCGCGCGCCCTGGCCGCGTCGCCGCGCCTGCTGATCGCCGACGAACCGACCGGCCAGCTCGACGCCGAGACCGGCCTGGCCGTGATGGCGCTGCTGCGCGGAGTGGTCGAGTCCGAGGGCGTCACGGCCGTCGTCGCCACCCACGACCCGGTGATGATGGCGCTGGCCGACCGGGTGATCCGGATCGCCGACGGGCACGTGACGCCGTGA
- a CDS encoding FtsX-like permease family protein codes for MLSLVARRARAQWPLLTALLATLVIGTTLLGTSTLLITRTSERSVEVTASRAEPDDVAVTAYVAGIGAADARSVAADTRSVLTSAVAPFTATTVTRASSVMRRLPVGGEAGGGYLAAIEDLPNRAVLVAGSWPRSSGAGGPMEAAVLQSTARLLGVEVGDRVRLGAELGRSPRPAVDVRVVAVVRPRQDAGWDRDPLGGAGYDPDPPENTSARPVRAYGPFLIDLDQLLAGGSALGRLEVAARPDLSEPTSRGLDELTASLLRADRKLAGTLGDRIEVERVASPLPQLLIDARRQQELTSGAVLALALIGLLLTAIALALAGRLTTGVRTGESDLLGTLGASRRQFTAVAALEAGGIAVIAVALAAPASALLFSALTHLPPLAAAGLTAAVTVTGAQVLVVAGAALALAALHVLLAAARPATVSRDRREVLARSGLDLLLLGLAAVGWWQLRSQPAGEGYRADAVRVLAPALILAAGAAVTLRALPPLLRVAERLAGRARGFAWSMAASGAARRPQAMAAGLLICLGCAAATFGTAFGSTWHTSQRDQADLSVGTDLALTLSTVPTTGQSAVVRDAAGGTVTPVARQNIVVGQWLGGPGSVPQLVALDTRSAGAVLRGRGPDWDEVTKPLQPPAPVAGVPLPRNAAPTVSGTATGDKPVLVTPQLLLQDDSGLRTGCAADPILLDGRRHAVTGCATVDGLRLIGVALPITGETEVQHISAIDVTMTLPGGGPAGPPWTVRSASPEARQLSGEKVSFDGRRLRLTAAVSFSDAAAASRVLVATAFPDPGPVPVVVSEQLASAIGASAGSELTFAVDQTAVHAVVSSVVPQVPSAPGSAAVLADVDWLSRTLAVRGNVNSPVTAWWAGDPAPDAAARMGELRLGTATTRDGEAERLTGSPLRSSYPAMLRVLVAAAVVLLLGGVLLHVVCDLQARAVEVARLRGLGVSRRGIRSALIGEHAAILVPLLVAGSGIGALATYLVAPLLIRSETGAAAVPPATAAWPWAAEGLLLAGLVAACAVTVSAVVFVQARRADAAHLRVAS; via the coding sequence GTGCTGAGTCTCGTCGCCCGCCGGGCCCGCGCCCAGTGGCCGCTGCTGACAGCGTTGCTGGCCACCCTGGTCATCGGCACCACGTTGCTGGGCACGAGCACGCTTCTGATCACCCGGACCTCGGAACGCTCGGTCGAGGTCACCGCCTCCCGCGCCGAGCCGGACGACGTCGCCGTCACCGCGTACGTGGCCGGGATCGGCGCGGCCGACGCACGGTCCGTCGCCGCCGACACCCGCTCGGTGCTGACCTCGGCCGTCGCGCCGTTCACCGCCACGACAGTGACCCGGGCGTCGTCGGTCATGCGGAGGCTGCCGGTGGGCGGCGAGGCGGGCGGGGGTTACCTGGCCGCCATCGAGGACTTGCCGAACCGGGCGGTGCTGGTCGCCGGGAGCTGGCCGCGCTCTTCGGGCGCCGGGGGGCCGATGGAGGCAGCCGTCCTGCAGAGCACAGCCCGGCTTCTCGGGGTCGAAGTCGGTGACCGCGTACGCCTCGGGGCGGAGCTGGGCCGTTCACCGCGACCGGCCGTCGACGTCCGGGTGGTCGCCGTGGTCCGTCCCCGGCAGGACGCGGGCTGGGACCGTGATCCCCTCGGCGGCGCGGGCTACGACCCCGACCCGCCCGAGAACACGTCGGCCCGTCCCGTACGGGCGTACGGGCCCTTCCTCATCGACCTCGATCAGCTGCTCGCCGGCGGGTCCGCGCTGGGTCGGCTCGAGGTCGCCGCCCGGCCCGACCTGTCCGAGCCCACCAGCCGCGGACTCGACGAGCTGACCGCCTCGCTGTTGCGGGCCGACCGCAAGCTCGCCGGCACCCTGGGCGACCGCATCGAGGTCGAACGGGTGGCGTCCCCGCTGCCCCAGCTGCTGATCGACGCGCGCCGGCAGCAGGAGCTCACCTCGGGTGCGGTCCTCGCCCTGGCGCTGATCGGGTTGCTGCTGACGGCGATCGCGCTCGCCCTGGCCGGCCGCCTGACGACGGGGGTCCGTACGGGGGAATCGGATCTGCTCGGCACGCTGGGCGCCAGTCGCCGGCAGTTCACCGCCGTGGCCGCGCTCGAGGCCGGCGGCATAGCCGTCATCGCGGTGGCTCTCGCCGCGCCGGCCTCCGCACTGCTCTTCTCCGCCCTGACCCACCTGCCTCCGCTGGCGGCGGCGGGGTTGACGGCCGCGGTCACCGTGACCGGCGCCCAGGTGCTCGTGGTGGCCGGCGCGGCCCTGGCCCTGGCCGCGCTGCACGTCCTGCTGGCCGCGGCCCGGCCCGCCACCGTGTCCCGCGACCGCCGCGAAGTGCTCGCCCGCTCCGGCCTCGACCTGCTGCTGCTGGGCCTGGCGGCGGTCGGCTGGTGGCAGCTGCGGTCCCAGCCCGCCGGGGAGGGCTATCGCGCCGACGCCGTACGGGTCCTCGCCCCCGCCCTGATCCTGGCGGCGGGCGCCGCGGTAACGCTGCGGGCGCTGCCGCCCCTGCTGCGCGTCGCCGAACGCCTGGCCGGACGGGCTCGGGGGTTCGCCTGGTCGATGGCCGCCTCCGGAGCCGCCCGCCGCCCTCAGGCCATGGCCGCCGGCCTGCTCATCTGCCTGGGTTGTGCCGCCGCCACCTTCGGCACGGCGTTCGGGTCGACCTGGCACACCTCCCAGCGCGACCAGGCCGACCTGTCCGTCGGCACCGATCTGGCCCTGACCCTGTCCACCGTGCCCACCACCGGGCAGAGCGCCGTGGTACGCGACGCCGCCGGCGGCACGGTCACCCCGGTCGCCCGGCAGAACATCGTGGTCGGCCAGTGGCTCGGCGGTCCCGGCTCGGTGCCGCAACTGGTCGCCCTGGACACCCGCTCGGCCGGAGCTGTGCTGCGCGGCCGGGGACCGGACTGGGACGAGGTGACCAAACCCCTGCAGCCCCCGGCGCCGGTGGCCGGTGTTCCCCTGCCCCGCAACGCGGCCCCGACGGTGAGCGGAACCGCCACCGGCGACAAGCCCGTGCTGGTGACTCCCCAGCTCCTGCTCCAGGACGACAGCGGCTTGCGGACAGGCTGCGCCGCGGACCCGATCCTGCTGGACGGCCGCCGGCACGCGGTGACCGGGTGCGCCACGGTCGACGGGCTGCGGCTGATCGGTGTCGCGCTGCCGATCACCGGCGAGACGGAGGTGCAGCACATCAGCGCCATCGACGTCACCATGACCCTGCCCGGCGGCGGCCCGGCCGGCCCGCCGTGGACAGTACGCTCGGCCTCCCCCGAGGCGCGGCAGCTCAGCGGCGAAAAGGTCAGCTTCGACGGGCGGCGGCTGCGGCTGACCGCCGCGGTGAGCTTCTCCGATGCCGCGGCCGCGAGCCGGGTGCTTGTCGCGACGGCGTTCCCCGACCCGGGACCGGTGCCGGTGGTCGTGTCGGAACAGCTGGCCTCGGCGATCGGCGCGAGCGCCGGGTCGGAGCTCACGTTCGCCGTCGACCAGACCGCCGTGCACGCCGTGGTCAGCAGCGTCGTGCCGCAGGTGCCGTCCGCGCCCGGATCGGCGGCGGTGCTGGCCGATGTGGACTGGCTCAGCCGCACCCTGGCCGTGCGGGGAAACGTGAACTCCCCGGTGACCGCCTGGTGGGCCGGCGACCCCGCCCCGGACGCCGCCGCGCGGATGGGCGAGCTGCGGCTGGGCACGGCCACGACCCGCGACGGCGAGGCCGAGCGGCTGACCGGAAGCCCGCTGCGGTCCTCCTATCCGGCGATGCTGCGCGTGCTGGTCGCGGCCGCGGTCGTGCTGCTGCTGGGTGGGGTGCTGCTGCACGTCGTGTGCGACCTGCAGGCCCGGGCGGTGGAAGTGGCCCGGCTGCGCGGCCTGGGCGTCTCCCGGCGGGGCATCCGGTCGGCGTTGATCGGTGAACATGCGGCGATCTTGGTGCCGCTGCTCGTGGCCGGGTCGGGGATCGGGGCGCTGGCGACCTACCTGGTCGCGCCGTTGCTGATCCGGTCCGAGACGGGGGCGGCGGCCGTTCCGCCGGCCACGGCCGCCTGGCCGTGGGCGGCCGAGGGGCTGCTGCTGGCCGGACTGGTTGCCGCGTGCGCGGTGACGGTGAGCGCGGTCGTCTTCGTCCAGGCCCGCCGGGCCGACGCGGCGCACCTGCGGGTGGCGTCATGA
- a CDS encoding ABC transporter permease, which translates to MTRRRPHTDAEQQQPSRPEPGGRRRLVLHWPSIRGRARADAGPLLLVAAVVAAVALLAGATPPLIRSTSDDATREAVRRAADDAAVRVEAEWPDDYGPNGGRARSPGLAADIADVAGRAEFQLDPGLRSALRPPVTTVSSISLMITDGSVQRRLQLEYLTNATGEPAVTWVSGRAPGPSAADEFVEIPLNGGPWPMQVGLSEAGAAALGVKPGDRIPVQDERRNPYDVRVSGVFRPVDANDPAWGPAPWVLNPSANRDGFGTTRIGALLTAESVPDLRLAFRTDQLRRVVRFDVDPDTLTWESAQALAASVGTLKGSSAVSAERDQSLKWATQLDSVLSDLRDQVATATAQASVLLIAVLAGALLVIALAADLLTRRRATALATARRRGASLPGLAAELVVESAAVAVPAALLGLALSFALAGGASLTWVLPFVVIAVAAGPAFGTLTAARATRDRRAPANRSARRWIRNTQLIRRFAVDAAVVALAVASLVALRQRDIGSTVDLPAAAPTLCALAVSLLLVRLLPLATGLVLRLALRSRHPLALFGAARAAATSARVLPALALTTALALSAFAVTLYATTDRGLSEGAWQTTGSDARLSLTSDSSSHATDVVSRTAAAPGVRHAVAARVSESARFIADNTAVPARLIVVDTQAFRQLLADTPLPPLPATSLTGGDGRVPALVRTADGSLSPGVDFRLPIVTNQAVELTAVGTAPVLGVGDDVVVVDTSAATAAGLPAEPNTIWATGPGAANALKAAASGGRVVARTDLLKERRTAPLTSSLAALSLLTAAILLVLGLLGYALAAAASAPGRWETLARLRTLGLRPRDTHRVAAGELLPPAVVAALCAPLLGALLAWSALGPLALRLLTAQATDPAVVTPWWQLTAATVAALLLTLIAIITAEVVTRRRRRLSETLRVGDS; encoded by the coding sequence ATGACCCGCCGACGCCCGCACACCGACGCTGAGCAGCAACAGCCCTCACGGCCGGAGCCTGGAGGGCGCCGGCGGCTGGTGCTGCACTGGCCCAGCATCCGAGGGCGGGCCCGCGCCGACGCGGGCCCGCTGTTGCTGGTCGCGGCCGTCGTCGCGGCCGTCGCGCTGCTGGCCGGTGCCACCCCGCCGCTGATCCGCTCGACGTCCGACGACGCCACCCGCGAGGCGGTCCGCCGCGCGGCCGACGACGCCGCCGTACGGGTGGAGGCGGAGTGGCCCGACGACTACGGGCCGAACGGTGGCCGGGCGCGCAGCCCGGGGCTGGCTGCCGACATCGCCGACGTCGCCGGCCGGGCCGAGTTCCAGCTGGACCCGGGTCTGCGCTCGGCCCTGCGCCCGCCGGTCACCACCGTCTCCAGCATCTCGCTGATGATCACCGACGGCAGTGTCCAGCGCCGCCTGCAGCTGGAGTACCTGACCAACGCCACCGGCGAGCCGGCCGTCACCTGGGTCTCCGGCCGCGCACCCGGCCCGTCGGCCGCCGACGAGTTCGTGGAGATCCCGCTCAACGGCGGCCCCTGGCCGATGCAGGTCGGCCTGTCCGAGGCCGGCGCGGCGGCGCTCGGCGTGAAGCCCGGCGACCGCATCCCGGTGCAGGACGAAAGACGCAACCCGTACGACGTACGGGTGTCCGGGGTGTTCCGCCCCGTCGACGCGAACGACCCCGCCTGGGGTCCGGCGCCGTGGGTGCTCAACCCCTCGGCGAACCGCGACGGCTTCGGCACCACCCGCATCGGCGCGCTGCTCACGGCCGAGTCGGTGCCCGACCTCCGGCTCGCCTTCCGCACCGACCAGCTGCGTCGCGTGGTCCGCTTCGACGTCGACCCGGACACGCTCACGTGGGAGTCCGCCCAGGCCCTGGCCGCCTCGGTCGGCACGCTCAAAGGCAGTTCGGCGGTGTCGGCCGAACGCGACCAGTCGCTCAAGTGGGCCACCCAGCTCGACAGCGTGCTCAGCGACCTGCGCGACCAGGTCGCCACGGCCACGGCCCAGGCCTCCGTGCTGCTCATCGCCGTGCTGGCGGGGGCCCTGCTGGTGATCGCCCTGGCCGCCGACCTGCTGACCCGCCGCCGTGCCACCGCCCTGGCCACGGCCCGCCGCCGCGGCGCCTCCCTGCCCGGCCTGGCCGCCGAGCTGGTCGTCGAATCGGCCGCCGTGGCCGTTCCCGCCGCCCTGCTCGGGCTGGCGCTGTCCTTCGCCCTGGCCGGCGGCGCCTCCCTGACCTGGGTCCTCCCGTTCGTGGTGATCGCGGTCGCCGCCGGCCCGGCCTTCGGCACGCTCACCGCCGCGCGGGCCACCCGGGACCGTCGCGCCCCCGCCAACCGCAGCGCCCGCCGCTGGATCCGCAACACCCAGCTGATCCGGCGGTTCGCCGTGGACGCCGCTGTGGTGGCCCTCGCCGTCGCGTCGCTCGTCGCTCTTCGGCAGAGGGACATCGGCTCCACCGTCGACCTGCCCGCCGCCGCGCCCACCCTCTGCGCCCTGGCCGTCTCCCTGCTCCTCGTGCGCCTGCTGCCCCTCGCCACCGGCCTGGTGCTGCGGCTGGCCCTGCGCTCCCGCCACCCCCTCGCCCTGTTCGGAGCCGCCCGCGCCGCCGCCACCTCGGCCCGTGTCCTGCCCGCGCTGGCCCTGACCACCGCGCTGGCCCTGAGCGCCTTCGCTGTCACCCTGTACGCCACCACGGACCGCGGCCTGTCCGAAGGCGCCTGGCAGACCACCGGGTCCGACGCCCGGCTGAGCCTGACCTCCGACTCGTCCAGCCACGCCACCGACGTGGTCTCCCGGACGGCGGCCGCCCCCGGCGTACGCCACGCGGTCGCGGCCCGGGTCAGCGAGAGCGCCCGCTTCATCGCCGACAACACCGCCGTCCCGGCCCGCCTGATCGTCGTGGACACCCAGGCCTTCCGGCAGTTGCTGGCCGACACCCCCCTTCCCCCGCTGCCCGCGACCTCGCTGACCGGCGGCGACGGCCGTGTGCCCGCGCTGGTCCGTACGGCCGACGGCAGCCTCTCCCCCGGCGTGGACTTCCGGCTCCCGATCGTCACCAACCAGGCGGTCGAGCTGACCGCGGTCGGCACCGCCCCCGTTCTGGGCGTCGGCGACGACGTGGTCGTGGTCGACACCTCGGCCGCCACTGCCGCCGGTCTGCCCGCTGAGCCCAACACCATCTGGGCCACCGGCCCCGGTGCCGCCAACGCGCTCAAGGCCGCTGCCTCGGGAGGCCGGGTCGTCGCCCGCACCGACCTGCTCAAGGAGCGCCGCACGGCCCCGCTGACCTCCAGCCTGGCCGCCCTGAGCCTGCTGACCGCGGCGATCCTGCTGGTGCTGGGCCTGCTCGGTTACGCGCTGGCCGCCGCCGCGAGCGCCCCCGGACGCTGGGAGACCCTGGCCCGCCTGCGCACGCTGGGCCTGCGCCCCCGCGACACCCACCGCGTGGCCGCCGGCGAGCTGCTCCCACCTGCCGTGGTCGCCGCCCTCTGCGCCCCCCTGCTGGGCGCCTTGCTGGCATGGTCGGCGCTCGGCCCGCTGGCGCTGCGGCTGCTCACCGCCCAGGCCACCGACCCCGCAGTGGTGACGCCGTGGTGGCAGCTGACAGCCGCCACCGTCGCGGCGCTGCTGCTGACCCTGATCGCCATCATCACGGCCGAGGTCGTGACCCGCCGCCGGCGGCGCCTGAGCGAGACCCTCCGAGTCGGCGACTCCTGA
- a CDS encoding GNAT family N-acetyltransferase has protein sequence MIEIVKLSGEDWGIWRELRLAALAEAPYAFGSRLSDWRGDGDKELRWRDRLTIPGSHNVVAVLDGAPVGMASGVPAGRDGQVELISMWVAPAARGRGVGDRLIEAIESWAVLACGAVELRLAVMPGNEKAIALYRRAGFAETGELGDPAPDGQGRELVLAKALHA, from the coding sequence GTGATCGAGATCGTGAAGCTGTCCGGTGAGGACTGGGGAATCTGGCGGGAACTGCGGCTGGCCGCGTTGGCGGAGGCGCCCTACGCGTTCGGGAGCAGGCTCAGCGACTGGCGGGGCGACGGGGACAAGGAGCTGCGGTGGCGTGACCGGTTGACGATTCCGGGGTCGCACAACGTGGTGGCGGTGCTCGACGGCGCTCCCGTGGGGATGGCCAGTGGGGTTCCGGCCGGGCGGGACGGCCAGGTGGAGCTGATCTCGATGTGGGTGGCTCCGGCGGCTCGCGGCCGGGGAGTGGGTGACCGGCTGATCGAGGCGATCGAGTCCTGGGCCGTCCTGGCGTGCGGAGCCGTGGAGCTGCGGCTGGCGGTCATGCCGGGGAACGAGAAGGCGATCGCGCTCTATCGGCGGGCCGGATTCGCCGAGACGGGGGAGCTCGGCGATCCGGCCCCGGACGGGCAGGGCCGGGAACTGGTGCTGGCCAAGGCGCTGCACGCATAA
- a CDS encoding alpha-galactosidase — protein MLIHLQAAGTSFVLDARGPRLPVVLHWGAALGDLDPDDLSAYAASAVPANPPSSLDEPPYLSLLPTVGDGWSGRPGYSGAPGRPRWQLSEVSQPSPGSVLLVLTAGALTVTSEVELSAQGVLRLRHTLANGGDTDLDLGSLNVVLPVPARATEALDLAGLWAYERQPQRTALRHGAWVRETRHGRPGHDDPYVMMLGAPGFTFRTGEVWAVHLAWSGDKQLWAERQTLGATVLGAGELLAPGEVRLTPGGSYTTPWTVAVWSDGGIDGLSSRLHSWIRSRRAPAKPRPVVLNTWEAVYFDHSLPRLTALADAAASVGVERFVLDDGWFRGRTDDRRALGDWTVDPQRWPDGLGPLISVVHERGMEFGLWLEPEMVSPDSDLAREHPEWILGGPGAATWRHQQVLDLGAPGAYEHLLSALSALLTTYPIAFVKWDHNRDLLQEGSAHRQTTALYRLLAELRRRFPAVEIESCASGGARIDLGILDHVDRFWTSDTNDALERQQIQRWTGVLMPPEFLGSHVGAPAAHITGRTGSLGFRLATSLFGHAGIEWDLTTATPSERALIAAWVTEYKQRRALLHGGVTVRTDGTSRLVHGIVAPDQRTALYALVTLSAPSSAIPSPVRFPGLDPSRRYTVRPLEVGGPPHVVQDAPPPWLTAGSVTLPGRLLTELGLPPALLTPQQAMLFTVDAA, from the coding sequence TTGTTGATCCACCTGCAGGCCGCGGGCACCAGCTTCGTGCTGGACGCCCGCGGCCCGCGGCTTCCCGTCGTGCTGCACTGGGGAGCCGCGCTCGGCGATCTCGATCCCGACGACCTTTCCGCGTACGCCGCGTCGGCCGTACCCGCGAACCCGCCGAGCTCGCTCGACGAGCCGCCGTACCTGTCGCTCCTGCCGACCGTGGGCGACGGCTGGAGCGGCCGGCCCGGGTACTCCGGCGCCCCCGGCCGTCCGCGCTGGCAGCTGTCCGAGGTGTCGCAGCCGTCGCCGGGCTCGGTGCTGCTGGTGCTCACGGCCGGCGCGCTGACGGTCACGTCCGAGGTCGAGCTGAGCGCGCAGGGCGTGCTGCGGCTGCGGCACACCCTGGCCAACGGCGGGGACACGGACCTCGACCTGGGATCGCTGAACGTCGTGCTGCCGGTGCCCGCGCGGGCGACCGAGGCGCTCGACCTCGCGGGCCTCTGGGCGTACGAGCGCCAACCCCAGCGGACGGCGCTGCGGCACGGCGCCTGGGTTCGCGAGACCCGGCACGGCCGCCCCGGGCACGACGACCCGTACGTGATGATGCTCGGCGCCCCCGGTTTCACGTTCCGTACGGGCGAGGTGTGGGCGGTGCATCTGGCGTGGAGCGGCGACAAGCAGCTGTGGGCCGAACGGCAGACCCTCGGCGCGACAGTGCTGGGCGCGGGCGAGCTGCTGGCCCCCGGGGAGGTGCGGCTCACCCCTGGCGGCTCCTACACCACCCCGTGGACCGTCGCCGTGTGGTCGGACGGCGGCATCGACGGCCTGTCGAGCCGCCTGCACTCGTGGATCCGGTCACGCCGCGCCCCGGCCAAACCCCGCCCGGTCGTGCTCAACACCTGGGAGGCCGTCTACTTCGACCACTCGCTGCCCCGGCTCACCGCCCTGGCCGACGCCGCCGCTTCGGTGGGAGTGGAACGGTTCGTGCTCGACGACGGCTGGTTCCGCGGACGCACCGACGATCGCCGCGCCCTCGGCGACTGGACCGTCGACCCGCAGCGCTGGCCCGACGGGCTGGGCCCGCTGATCTCGGTCGTGCACGAACGTGGCATGGAGTTCGGGCTCTGGCTCGAACCGGAGATGGTCTCGCCCGACTCCGACCTGGCCCGCGAACACCCCGAGTGGATCCTCGGCGGCCCCGGCGCGGCCACCTGGCGGCATCAGCAGGTGCTCGATCTGGGGGCGCCCGGCGCGTACGAGCATCTGCTCTCCGCCTTGAGCGCGCTGCTCACCACGTACCCGATCGCCTTTGTGAAGTGGGACCACAACCGGGATCTGCTGCAGGAAGGCTCGGCCCACCGCCAGACCACGGCCCTGTACCGGTTGCTGGCCGAGCTGCGGCGACGCTTCCCGGCCGTCGAGATCGAGAGCTGCGCGTCCGGCGGGGCCCGCATCGACCTGGGCATCCTCGACCACGTCGACCGCTTCTGGACCTCCGACACCAACGACGCCCTGGAACGCCAGCAGATCCAGCGCTGGACCGGCGTGCTCATGCCGCCCGAGTTTCTGGGCTCGCACGTCGGCGCCCCGGCCGCGCACATCACCGGCCGTACGGGGTCTCTGGGGTTCCGCCTGGCCACGTCGCTGTTCGGGCACGCCGGCATCGAATGGGACCTGACCACGGCCACCCCTTCGGAGCGCGCCCTGATCGCCGCCTGGGTCACCGAGTACAAGCAGCGCCGCGCTCTGCTGCACGGCGGTGTCACCGTCCGCACCGACGGAACCTCACGCCTCGTGCACGGCATCGTCGCACCCGACCAGCGGACGGCCCTCTACGCCCTGGTGACGTTGAGCGCCCCCTCGTCGGCGATCCCTTCCCCCGTACGCTTCCCCGGCCTCGACCCCTCGCGGCGCTACACCGTACGGCCCCTGGAAGTGGGCGGCCCGCCGCACGTCGTGCAGGACGCCCCACCCCCGTGGCTGACCGCGGGATCGGTGACACTACCCGGCCGCCTGCTGACCGAGCTCGGCCTGCCCCCGGCCCTGCTGACCCCACAACAGGCGATGCTGTTCACGGTCGACGCGGCCTGA
- a CDS encoding ABC transporter substrate-binding protein, with amino-acid sequence MRKSLLSAIVIAALALSACGSGGDDDEAAGGSSAASCAPSSGPVNLTYTTWIPGIENVVKVWNDKNPNIQVKVQTGPNGNGGTYQNFFNQLKAGNTPDLGHIEYDALPSFRVQDGLFDAASCDIVAKAKDQFIPWTWNQVSLGDEKSAYGIPQDSGPMAMFYRADLFESNGIPVPKTWEEYAAAAVKVKAAGGYITNFSQSDINQFAGFAWQAGGRWFANDGRQWTVNLTDDKTKKVAGYWQDLIGKKLVSTVPPWTTEWDNAYNSSSAWTWVSAVWGANSIMSGAPKTAGKWRVAPMPQWNAGENVAGNWGGSATAIFKNSKHPYEAAQFALWLNTSEEALALLNKEAQLYPATTAGTKYSYLTNPVEFYGDQKIYEVFAEASTQVTPDFTWGPTMTSTYTSASDGFKAAVSGKGTLSDALTAAQKSTVDTLKSQAIPVKE; translated from the coding sequence ATGCGCAAATCCCTGCTCAGCGCGATAGTCATAGCGGCGCTGGCCCTGTCCGCCTGCGGCTCCGGCGGCGACGACGACGAAGCGGCCGGCGGCTCGTCCGCCGCGTCCTGCGCCCCCTCGTCCGGCCCGGTCAACCTGACCTACACGACCTGGATCCCCGGGATCGAGAACGTGGTGAAGGTCTGGAACGACAAGAACCCGAACATCCAGGTCAAGGTGCAGACCGGCCCGAACGGCAACGGCGGCACCTACCAGAACTTCTTCAACCAGCTCAAGGCCGGCAACACCCCCGACCTCGGGCACATCGAGTACGACGCGCTGCCCAGCTTCCGCGTGCAGGACGGCCTGTTCGACGCCGCGTCCTGCGACATCGTCGCGAAGGCCAAGGACCAGTTCATCCCGTGGACGTGGAACCAGGTCAGCCTCGGCGACGAGAAGTCGGCCTACGGCATCCCGCAGGACTCCGGCCCCATGGCGATGTTCTACCGGGCTGACCTGTTCGAGTCCAACGGCATCCCGGTCCCCAAGACCTGGGAGGAGTACGCGGCGGCGGCCGTGAAGGTGAAGGCGGCCGGCGGCTACATCACCAACTTCTCGCAGAGCGACATCAACCAGTTCGCGGGTTTCGCCTGGCAGGCCGGCGGCCGCTGGTTCGCCAACGACGGCCGGCAGTGGACGGTCAACCTGACCGACGACAAGACCAAGAAGGTCGCCGGCTACTGGCAGGACCTGATCGGCAAGAAGCTCGTCTCGACCGTCCCGCCGTGGACCACCGAGTGGGACAACGCCTACAACTCCAGCTCCGCCTGGACCTGGGTCTCCGCGGTGTGGGGCGCCAACTCGATCATGAGCGGCGCGCCGAAGACTGCGGGCAAGTGGCGGGTCGCGCCGATGCCGCAGTGGAACGCCGGCGAGAACGTCGCGGGCAACTGGGGCGGCTCGGCCACCGCGATCTTCAAGAACTCCAAGCACCCGTACGAGGCCGCGCAGTTCGCCCTGTGGCTCAACACCAGCGAGGAGGCGCTCGCGCTGCTCAACAAGGAGGCCCAGCTCTACCCGGCCACCACCGCCGGAACCAAGTATTCGTACCTGACCAACCCGGTCGAGTTCTATGGTGACCAGAAGATCTACGAGGTCTTCGCCGAGGCGTCCACCCAGGTGACGCCCGACTTCACCTGGGGGCCCACGATGACCTCGACGTACACCAGCGCCTCGGACGGCTTCAAGGCGGCGGTCTCCGGCAAGGGCACGCTGAGCGACGCCCTCACGGCGGCCCAGAAGTCGACCGTCGACACCCTCAAGTCGCAGGCCATCCCGGTCAAGGAGTAA